One Leifsonia shinshuensis DNA window includes the following coding sequences:
- a CDS encoding aliphatic sulfonate ABC transporter substrate-binding protein: protein MRTIPARLGIAALAAGALVLSLAACSTGSANAGSGSSASATSCSTTQNVNFGYIGDFNGTSLLAIAKAKNMWAAHCLNVNPQVFTNGPLQITAMASGSLDFGYIGPGALWLPASGKAKIVAIDTFTNADRIVALPGKGIKSIKDLKGKKVAYPKGTSGEMILRLGLQKAGMSMSDIDATPLDYSTLTSALSAGQFDAAGFGYPQLTTVKKQQPGIIELAKDSDFASSMRFVTAFVARENLPTQNPKMVSAVLAVLKEANDYRLAHRTEAINLVSQMTNVPVDQVTTDASFDQLVSSKSLEASTKSGDVDKWLDTFGQYFTTVGTLQQPGSAKDYYTSDLYAKAGH from the coding sequence ATGCGCACAATCCCCGCACGCCTGGGCATCGCCGCCCTCGCCGCCGGAGCACTCGTCCTCTCCCTCGCCGCCTGCAGCACCGGATCGGCCAACGCCGGCTCGGGCTCCAGCGCCAGTGCCACCTCCTGCTCCACCACGCAGAACGTGAACTTCGGCTACATCGGCGACTTCAACGGCACCAGCCTCCTGGCCATCGCCAAGGCCAAGAACATGTGGGCCGCCCACTGCCTCAACGTGAACCCGCAGGTCTTCACCAACGGCCCGCTGCAGATCACGGCCATGGCCTCCGGCAGCCTCGACTTCGGTTACATCGGCCCGGGCGCCCTCTGGCTGCCCGCCTCCGGCAAGGCCAAGATCGTCGCGATCGACACGTTCACCAACGCCGACCGCATCGTCGCGCTGCCGGGCAAGGGCATCAAGTCGATCAAGGACCTCAAGGGCAAGAAGGTCGCCTACCCGAAGGGCACCTCCGGCGAGATGATCCTCCGTCTCGGCCTCCAGAAGGCCGGCATGAGCATGAGCGACATCGACGCGACGCCGCTCGACTACTCGACCCTGACTTCCGCGCTCTCGGCCGGTCAGTTCGACGCGGCCGGCTTCGGCTACCCGCAGCTCACCACCGTGAAGAAGCAGCAGCCGGGCATCATCGAGCTGGCCAAGGACTCCGACTTCGCGAGCTCCATGCGCTTCGTCACCGCGTTCGTCGCCCGGGAGAACCTGCCCACGCAGAACCCGAAGATGGTCTCGGCGGTCCTCGCCGTGCTGAAGGAGGCCAACGACTACCGCCTCGCTCACCGCACCGAGGCCATCAACCTCGTCTCGCAGATGACCAACGTCCCCGTCGACCAGGTGACCACGGACGCCAGCTTCGACCAGCTCGTCTCGTCGAAGTCGCTGGAGGCCTCCACTAAGTCCGGCGACGTCGACAAGTGGCTCGACACCTTCGGTCAGTACTTCACCACGGTCGGCACCCTCCAGCAGCCGGGCAGCGCGAAGGACTACTACACCTCCGACCTCTACGCCAAGGCGGGACATTGA
- a CDS encoding thioredoxin family protein: MRVEVLHIQECPSWREAGARLEVALAEAGMDAPVEYRFLETSADLVGTAFAGSPTIVVDGADLFPVAEPVQELACRVYVTPAGLRGMPDTGQLVAALRALPA; this comes from the coding sequence ATGCGCGTCGAGGTGCTGCACATCCAGGAATGCCCGAGCTGGCGGGAGGCCGGAGCACGGCTGGAGGTCGCGCTCGCCGAGGCCGGGATGGACGCGCCGGTGGAGTACCGCTTCCTGGAGACCTCCGCCGACCTGGTCGGCACGGCGTTCGCCGGGTCGCCCACGATCGTCGTGGACGGCGCCGACCTCTTCCCGGTGGCCGAGCCCGTCCAGGAGCTGGCCTGCCGCGTGTACGTCACTCCGGCCGGGCTGCGCGGGATGCCGGACACCGGGCAGCTGGTGGCGGCGCTGCGGGCGCTCCCCGCCTGA
- a CDS encoding ammonium transporter produces MAATSEQVDTLLLFVCGALTLLVPFGLAFFVGGLGGRSTTSRALTFALTGTAATVLLGMLGGYGMLAGTPWLAHVLGAPSADLATGFGAASHHLDLYALAKAGSILAAASVSVAIVGVAVASRITLRAWLVFIVLWSLLVLYPAGYAVFALDDGWATGVLGVIDFGGALPLGVAAGAAAAGVILACGRGEHRPPEQRSFPAIAIGGTLVWVGWLGLVVGSEGAVDSYTGLIAINAFIASAGGCLAWMVVDRVLLRRPTAVSALCGAFSGLVAITPAAGVLTVGWSLLLGVIAALACATMVDLAARARFGASMALIVIVTVASMVGLLYLGLFAAGGGMVDSGNFDLFTAQAIAGFSVLIGSFLVSLLLALALRFTLGLTRIRYRATNEPTPRRDRATVPTGGAED; encoded by the coding sequence ATGGCCGCGACGAGCGAGCAGGTCGACACCCTGCTGCTGTTCGTCTGCGGAGCGCTCACGCTGCTGGTCCCGTTCGGCCTCGCGTTCTTCGTCGGCGGCCTCGGCGGACGCTCCACGACCTCCCGCGCCCTGACGTTCGCGCTCACCGGGACGGCGGCGACGGTCCTGCTCGGGATGCTCGGCGGCTACGGGATGCTCGCAGGGACACCGTGGCTGGCGCACGTGCTCGGCGCTCCGTCGGCCGACCTCGCCACCGGCTTCGGCGCGGCGTCGCACCATCTCGACCTGTACGCGCTGGCAAAGGCGGGCTCGATCCTCGCGGCGGCGTCCGTCTCGGTCGCGATCGTGGGTGTCGCGGTCGCGTCGCGGATCACGCTCCGCGCCTGGCTGGTGTTCATCGTGCTCTGGTCGCTGCTTGTGCTGTACCCGGCGGGCTACGCCGTCTTCGCTCTGGACGACGGCTGGGCGACCGGGGTGCTCGGCGTCATCGACTTCGGGGGAGCACTGCCCCTCGGGGTGGCGGCCGGGGCCGCGGCGGCCGGCGTCATCCTGGCGTGCGGCCGCGGAGAGCACCGGCCGCCGGAGCAGCGCAGCTTCCCGGCCATCGCGATCGGCGGGACGCTGGTCTGGGTCGGTTGGCTCGGGCTGGTGGTCGGGTCGGAGGGCGCGGTGGACTCCTACACCGGCCTGATCGCGATCAACGCCTTCATCGCCTCCGCGGGAGGCTGCCTGGCCTGGATGGTCGTCGACCGGGTGCTGCTGCGCCGGCCGACGGCGGTGAGCGCGCTGTGCGGCGCCTTCTCCGGGCTGGTCGCGATCACGCCAGCCGCGGGGGTGCTGACCGTCGGCTGGTCGCTGCTGCTCGGCGTGATCGCCGCGCTCGCGTGCGCGACGATGGTCGACCTGGCGGCCCGGGCGCGCTTCGGGGCCTCCATGGCGCTCATCGTGATCGTGACGGTCGCGAGCATGGTCGGCCTCCTGTACCTCGGGCTGTTCGCCGCGGGCGGCGGGATGGTGGACAGTGGCAACTTCGACCTGTTCACGGCCCAGGCGATCGCGGGCTTCTCGGTGCTGATCGGCTCCTTCCTGGTGTCGCTGCTGCTCGCGCTCGCGCTGCGCTTCACGCTGGGGCTCACGCGGATCCGCTATCGTGCCACGAATGAGCCGACTCCTCGACGCGATCGCGCGACTGTTCCGACCGGCGGCGCGGAAGACTGA
- a CDS encoding ABC transporter ATP-binding protein, with product MTPKISVKDLRKVFPLGSGEFTALGGVDLDVADGEFVTLVGPSGCGKSTLMNIVAGLETATSGSVLVDGEPVDGPSPERGVIFQQYALFPWLTVRKNVEFGLRVSGVPAEERRERAQYFIDLVGLTTHADQLPKALSGGMKQRTALARAYAVNPRLLLMDEPFGALDALTRVNLQDQLLRTWQEERRTVLFVTHDVEEAVYLASRVVVMAARPGRIFEIIDVDLPANRTEETRLSPEFAEIKNRVWRAVYHQPALESASVAAQR from the coding sequence ATGACCCCCAAGATCAGCGTCAAGGACCTGCGCAAGGTCTTCCCGCTCGGCAGCGGCGAGTTCACCGCCCTCGGCGGTGTCGACCTCGACGTCGCGGACGGCGAGTTCGTCACCCTGGTCGGCCCGTCCGGCTGCGGCAAGTCCACCCTGATGAACATCGTGGCCGGCCTGGAGACCGCGACCTCCGGCAGCGTCCTCGTCGACGGCGAGCCGGTCGACGGACCGAGCCCGGAGCGCGGCGTCATCTTCCAGCAGTACGCGCTGTTCCCCTGGCTGACTGTCCGCAAGAACGTCGAGTTCGGCCTCCGCGTCTCGGGAGTGCCGGCGGAGGAGCGACGCGAGCGCGCCCAGTACTTCATCGACCTGGTCGGGCTCACCACGCACGCCGACCAGCTCCCCAAGGCGCTGTCCGGCGGCATGAAGCAGCGCACCGCCCTCGCCCGCGCCTACGCGGTCAACCCGCGGCTGCTGCTGATGGACGAGCCGTTCGGCGCGCTGGACGCGCTCACCCGGGTCAACCTCCAGGACCAGCTGCTGCGCACCTGGCAGGAGGAGCGGCGCACCGTCCTCTTCGTCACGCACGACGTGGAGGAGGCCGTGTACCTGGCCTCCCGCGTGGTCGTGATGGCCGCCCGGCCCGGCCGCATCTTCGAGATCATCGACGTCGACCTCCCGGCGAACCGCACGGAGGAGACGCGGCTGTCGCCGGAGTTCGCGGAGATCAAGAACCGCGTCTGGCGGGCGGTCTACCACCAGCCGGCACTCGAGAGCGCGAGCGTCGCCGCCCAGCGCTGA
- a CDS encoding arabinofuranosidase catalytic domain-containing protein: protein MKRFRNLLRHRGWPAALGALALTALALVAVPQSATAATSLPCDLYGSASTPCVAAYSSVRALYAGYSGSLYQVARASDSHTLNIGVLSAGGYANAAAQDTFCAGTTCTITVVYDQSPRHNDLTIEGPGAQGGQDVGAIADLLPVTVNGHEAYGILMQPGVGYRHTSGAGVATGSQPESMYMVGSGTNVNDKCCSDFGNAEVQELDTGAGHMDALNISVRNAAGSYGNGPWIAADLENGLYKGATLTDDSNHGNSSDFVTAVLKNNGTTSFALKGGDSQSGALTTWYDGPLPAGGYAPMHLEGSIVLGTGGDDSNRGTGSFFEGAMTAGYAPDTTDAAIQANIVATNYAGYSRGGVQIVGKGGLCVDPSGNDTGGNGEQVQLNTCDATSLDQRWVLNPNDSLSTVGACLDIMGNSTVKGTKVQLWTCNSAGGQVWVPQSNGSLLNPQSGLCLDDPGGSVTPGTQLQIYTCNGLPAQQFPIR from the coding sequence ATGAAACGATTCCGGAACCTCCTCCGCCACCGAGGATGGCCCGCCGCGCTCGGCGCTCTCGCCCTCACCGCGCTCGCGCTCGTCGCCGTACCGCAGAGCGCGACCGCCGCCACGTCGCTCCCGTGCGACCTGTACGGCTCCGCCTCCACCCCGTGCGTCGCCGCGTACAGCTCGGTGCGCGCGCTCTATGCCGGGTACAGCGGCAGCCTGTACCAGGTGGCGCGCGCCTCCGACAGCCACACCCTGAACATCGGGGTGCTGAGCGCGGGAGGCTATGCGAACGCCGCGGCGCAGGACACGTTCTGCGCCGGCACCACCTGTACGATCACCGTCGTCTACGACCAGTCGCCCCGGCACAACGACCTCACCATCGAGGGGCCGGGCGCGCAGGGCGGTCAGGACGTCGGCGCCATCGCGGACCTCCTCCCGGTGACGGTGAACGGGCACGAGGCGTACGGCATCCTCATGCAGCCGGGTGTCGGCTACCGGCACACCAGCGGCGCCGGCGTCGCGACCGGCTCGCAGCCGGAGTCGATGTACATGGTCGGCAGCGGCACGAACGTCAACGACAAGTGCTGCTCGGACTTCGGCAACGCCGAGGTCCAGGAGCTCGACACCGGCGCCGGCCACATGGACGCGCTCAACATCTCGGTGCGCAACGCCGCGGGCAGCTACGGCAACGGCCCGTGGATCGCTGCCGACCTGGAGAACGGCCTCTACAAGGGCGCCACGCTCACCGACGACTCCAACCACGGCAACAGCAGCGACTTCGTCACGGCCGTGCTGAAGAACAACGGGACCACGAGCTTCGCGCTCAAGGGCGGGGACTCCCAGTCCGGCGCACTGACCACCTGGTACGACGGACCGTTGCCGGCGGGAGGCTACGCCCCCATGCACCTGGAGGGCTCCATCGTGCTCGGCACCGGCGGTGACGACAGCAACCGCGGCACGGGCTCGTTCTTCGAGGGCGCGATGACCGCGGGCTACGCCCCTGACACGACCGACGCCGCCATCCAGGCGAACATCGTCGCGACGAACTACGCGGGCTACAGCCGCGGCGGCGTGCAGATCGTCGGCAAGGGCGGCCTGTGCGTGGATCCGTCGGGGAACGACACCGGAGGCAACGGCGAGCAGGTGCAGCTGAACACCTGCGATGCCACGTCGCTCGACCAGAGGTGGGTGCTCAACCCGAACGACTCGCTCAGCACGGTCGGCGCCTGCCTCGACATCATGGGCAACAGCACGGTGAAGGGCACGAAGGTCCAGTTGTGGACCTGCAACTCGGCCGGCGGCCAGGTCTGGGTCCCGCAGTCGAACGGGTCGCTGCTCAACCCGCAGTCCGGGCTGTGCCTGGACGACCCGGGCGGGAGCGTGACGCCGGGCACGCAGCTGCAGATCTACACCTGCAACGGTCTGCCGGCGCAGCAGTTCCCGATCCGGTGA
- a CDS encoding O-acetylhomoserine aminocarboxypropyltransferase/cysteine synthase family protein produces the protein MPDDCSRPLDFETRQIHAGAVVDAETRARVTPIYQTAGYVFDDFADGEDRFAGRSRYRAYSRNDNPTNSVAGRRIADLEGGVDGIVVSSGQAAIAAAINALAEAGDHILATRSLYEGTREMFRGVLKRQGIAFEYVDDDASEAEWAARFRQNTKAVYTETLPNPLNQVVDIARLAGIAHEAGVPLIVDNTVPTPYLWRPIEDGADIVVHSTSKWLSGHGSVIGGAVVDGGRFDWSAHADRFPQLTEPPRPGVASFVERFGAGAYLAYLRTVIVLEYGPTVPPLSTFLLLHGIETLSVRMDRHVANAQAVAEFLAGRPEVARVFYPGLAGDPYHALASRYLPLGAGSIVSIELAGGREAAQRFLDALRLVSPMTHIGDVRTLAIHLGSTIHAKLTEEERLDAGITPGLVRLSIGIESPRDIIADLQQALEA, from the coding sequence ATGCCTGACGACTGTTCGCGCCCGCTCGACTTCGAGACCCGGCAGATCCACGCCGGAGCGGTGGTCGACGCCGAGACCCGCGCCAGGGTCACCCCGATCTACCAGACCGCCGGCTACGTCTTCGACGACTTCGCGGACGGCGAGGACCGCTTCGCCGGCCGCAGCCGCTACCGCGCCTATTCGCGCAACGACAACCCGACCAACTCTGTCGCCGGGCGCAGGATCGCGGACCTGGAGGGCGGCGTCGACGGCATCGTGGTCTCCAGCGGCCAGGCCGCCATCGCCGCGGCGATCAACGCGCTCGCCGAGGCGGGCGACCACATCCTCGCGACGCGATCGCTGTACGAGGGGACCCGGGAGATGTTCCGCGGCGTCCTGAAGCGGCAGGGGATCGCGTTCGAGTACGTGGACGACGACGCGAGCGAGGCGGAGTGGGCGGCGCGGTTCCGCCAGAACACGAAGGCCGTGTACACCGAGACGCTGCCGAACCCGCTCAACCAGGTGGTCGACATCGCGCGGCTGGCCGGGATCGCGCACGAGGCCGGGGTGCCGCTGATCGTCGACAACACCGTGCCGACGCCGTACCTGTGGCGGCCGATCGAGGACGGCGCCGACATCGTCGTGCACTCGACCTCCAAGTGGCTGTCCGGTCACGGGTCGGTCATCGGGGGAGCGGTGGTCGACGGCGGCCGGTTCGACTGGTCCGCGCACGCCGACCGTTTCCCGCAGCTCACCGAGCCGCCGCGGCCGGGCGTAGCGTCGTTCGTGGAGCGGTTCGGCGCCGGGGCGTACCTCGCCTACCTGCGGACGGTGATCGTGCTGGAGTACGGGCCGACCGTGCCACCGCTCAGCACCTTCCTGCTCCTGCACGGCATCGAGACGCTGTCGGTGCGGATGGACCGGCACGTCGCCAACGCGCAGGCCGTGGCCGAGTTCCTGGCCGGGCGTCCGGAGGTGGCGCGCGTGTTCTACCCGGGGCTCGCGGGGGACCCGTACCACGCGCTCGCGTCGCGCTATCTGCCGCTCGGGGCGGGCTCCATCGTCTCGATCGAGCTCGCCGGCGGCAGGGAGGCGGCCCAGCGGTTCCTGGACGCGCTGCGCCTGGTCAGCCCGATGACGCACATCGGCGACGTGCGCACGCTCGCGATCCACCTGGGCAGCACCATCCACGCCAAGCTCACCGAGGAGGAGCGGCTGGACGCCGGGATCACGCCGGGCCTCGTCCGGCTGTCGATCGGCATCGAAAGCCCCCGCGACATCATCGCGGACCTGCAGCAGGCCCTCGAAGCGTAG
- a CDS encoding ROK family transcriptional regulator, with amino-acid sequence MHKPNDVPQLIRRTHEERILATLRENGPLTRAELEKRVGLSRTTLSDITAALLRRGVLVERATHDEARGRGRPAAKLALDPASGQFLGVDLGHRRVHVAVVNASNEIIVSGERAYDVDTSWSERIDATFALIEGLARDEEVGLQALEGIGIGVPGPLSTAFRGEQRTPPRWRGQPRDELLALIRGRFAGRFSAPLTLDNNTRLAGLGEAVWGRADDADSLLYLRLGDGVGGGLVVSGRLVSGASGSAGEVGHVTVEPDGLPCWCGKTGCLETVASVPAIQERLAAVRAGDGDEDGSAADAVVRAAGEATGRALAAASVVVDPRDIVIAGDVLRFPGFLDAARESFARETLLVGGGDRLRVSTLRDEAGALGAIAAAFHRSSLLVGYASLAGLPDPAPEPADAERRQA; translated from the coding sequence GTGCACAAGCCCAACGACGTGCCGCAGCTGATCCGGCGCACCCACGAAGAGCGGATTCTCGCGACCCTCCGCGAGAACGGTCCGCTGACCCGTGCGGAGCTGGAGAAGCGGGTCGGGCTGTCGCGCACCACCCTCTCCGACATCACCGCCGCCCTGCTGCGTCGCGGCGTGCTGGTGGAGCGCGCGACGCACGACGAGGCCCGCGGCCGGGGACGTCCCGCCGCGAAGCTCGCGCTCGACCCGGCCTCCGGGCAGTTCCTCGGTGTCGACCTCGGCCACCGCCGTGTCCACGTCGCCGTCGTGAACGCCTCCAACGAGATCATCGTGTCGGGCGAGCGCGCCTACGACGTGGACACCTCCTGGTCCGAGCGCATCGACGCGACCTTCGCGCTCATCGAGGGCCTGGCCCGCGACGAGGAGGTCGGCCTGCAGGCGCTGGAGGGCATCGGCATCGGCGTGCCCGGCCCGCTCAGCACGGCCTTCCGCGGCGAGCAGCGAACGCCGCCGCGCTGGCGCGGCCAGCCGAGGGACGAGCTCCTCGCCCTGATCCGCGGCCGGTTCGCCGGGCGGTTCTCCGCGCCGCTCACCCTCGACAACAACACCCGCCTCGCCGGCCTCGGCGAAGCCGTCTGGGGTCGCGCCGACGACGCGGACAGCCTCCTCTACCTCCGTCTCGGCGACGGCGTCGGCGGCGGCCTGGTGGTCTCCGGCCGCCTGGTCTCCGGCGCGTCCGGCTCGGCCGGGGAGGTCGGCCACGTGACCGTCGAGCCCGACGGCCTCCCGTGCTGGTGCGGCAAGACCGGCTGCCTGGAGACGGTCGCGTCCGTGCCCGCGATCCAGGAGCGCCTCGCGGCCGTCCGTGCCGGCGACGGCGATGAGGACGGGAGCGCGGCCGACGCGGTCGTGCGCGCGGCGGGGGAGGCGACCGGGCGCGCGCTCGCGGCGGCGTCGGTCGTCGTCGACCCGCGCGACATCGTGATCGCGGGCGACGTCCTGCGGTTCCCCGGCTTCCTCGACGCGGCGCGCGAGTCCTTCGCCCGCGAGACCCTGCTCGTGGGAGGCGGCGACCGGCTGCGCGTCTCCACCCTCCGCGACGAGGCCGGAGCGCTCGGCGCCATCGCCGCGGCCTTCCACCGCTCCTCCCTGCTGGTCGGCTACGCGAGCCTCGCCGGCCTCCCCGACCCCGCCCCCGAACCCGCCGACGCCGAGCGCCGGCAGGCCTAG
- a CDS encoding type II toxin-antitoxin system PemK/MazF family toxin, protein MSRLLDAIARLFRPAARKTERQLSRFAPARTGRVAGVEPGRSGVDATIQVDPRRLKGLRTSYNPKTDGEPDPGEIVWTWVPYEENDGRGKDRPVLVVAAEPSGSLIAVALTSQAHPGRPEYLAIGAGDWDGQGRPSFVRLDRVFRVHRTGMRREAAALDARRFATVRDALRKLYGWS, encoded by the coding sequence ATGAGCCGACTCCTCGACGCGATCGCGCGACTGTTCCGACCGGCGGCGCGGAAGACTGAGCGGCAGCTCTCCCGGTTCGCGCCGGCCCGCACCGGACGCGTCGCCGGCGTCGAGCCGGGCCGCTCGGGCGTCGACGCGACGATCCAGGTCGACCCCCGCCGGCTGAAGGGCCTCCGCACCTCCTACAACCCGAAGACCGACGGCGAGCCGGACCCCGGCGAGATCGTCTGGACGTGGGTCCCGTACGAGGAGAACGACGGCCGCGGCAAGGACCGGCCGGTGCTCGTGGTGGCGGCCGAGCCGTCCGGGAGCCTGATCGCGGTCGCGCTGACCAGCCAGGCGCACCCCGGCCGTCCCGAGTACCTCGCGATCGGCGCGGGGGACTGGGACGGGCAGGGGAGGCCGAGCTTCGTCCGGCTCGACCGGGTGTTCCGGGTCCACCGCACCGGGATGCGCCGGGAGGCCGCCGCGCTCGACGCGCGCCGGTTCGCGACCGTCCGCGACGCGCTGCGGAAGCTGTACGGCTGGAGCTGA
- a CDS encoding MalY/PatB family protein, with translation MSFAPARPLEQLFASRSSIKWRRYPADVLPVFVAEMDFDVEPAILDRVAGTLRNSDTGYLDSAGPLAPAFADFAWSSWSWGVDPEWVHLATDVTVGVVETLRLVLPESGGRVVLTPPVYPPFFEMIEEADAVAITVPLREEAGWTLDLDGLEAAFAAGADAMLLCNPQNPTGRCHSRRTLEALARLAARYGVFVVSDEVHAPLAHPGVRFTPFAPVARAAGARAVTVTSASKAWNLAGLKCAVIVAAEPATAGLLTRLPEELAARTSILGLHANVAALSCLRWRDGLLEQLVTNLRLLESELAAHAPSVRVIRPDAGYLAWLDFRDTGLGDDPARVLIDTGRVALNSGLAFGEQGRGFARINLACDPSTVVEAVRRIAATVAAAAPALAPA, from the coding sequence ATGAGCTTCGCACCGGCCCGGCCCCTGGAGCAGCTCTTCGCGTCCCGGTCGAGCATCAAGTGGCGCCGCTACCCGGCGGACGTCCTGCCGGTCTTCGTCGCCGAGATGGACTTCGACGTCGAGCCGGCCATCCTCGACCGCGTCGCCGGGACCCTCCGCAACTCGGACACCGGCTACCTCGACTCGGCCGGCCCGCTCGCGCCTGCCTTCGCCGACTTCGCCTGGAGCTCGTGGTCGTGGGGCGTCGACCCGGAGTGGGTGCACCTGGCCACCGACGTGACCGTTGGCGTGGTCGAGACGCTGCGGCTCGTGCTGCCGGAGTCCGGCGGCCGCGTGGTGCTCACGCCTCCGGTCTACCCGCCGTTCTTCGAGATGATCGAGGAGGCCGACGCCGTCGCGATCACGGTCCCGCTGCGCGAGGAGGCCGGCTGGACACTCGACCTCGACGGGCTGGAGGCCGCCTTCGCCGCGGGAGCCGACGCGATGCTGCTTTGCAACCCGCAGAACCCGACCGGGCGATGTCACAGCAGGCGCACCCTGGAGGCGCTCGCCCGTCTCGCCGCCCGCTACGGGGTGTTCGTCGTCAGCGACGAGGTGCACGCCCCGCTCGCCCACCCGGGCGTCCGCTTCACGCCGTTCGCGCCCGTCGCCCGGGCCGCCGGCGCCCGCGCCGTCACGGTGACCTCCGCCAGCAAGGCGTGGAACCTCGCCGGTCTCAAGTGCGCGGTCATCGTCGCCGCCGAGCCCGCCACCGCCGGCCTGCTCACCCGGCTGCCGGAGGAGCTGGCCGCCCGCACGAGCATCCTCGGCCTGCACGCCAACGTCGCAGCCCTGTCCTGCCTGCGCTGGCGCGACGGGCTGCTGGAGCAGCTCGTGACGAACCTCCGGCTGCTGGAGTCCGAGCTCGCCGCGCACGCGCCGTCGGTGCGGGTGATCCGGCCCGACGCCGGCTACCTGGCCTGGCTGGACTTCCGGGACACCGGTCTCGGCGACGACCCCGCCCGCGTGCTCATCGACACCGGCCGCGTCGCACTCAACTCCGGCCTCGCGTTCGGCGAGCAGGGCCGCGGCTTCGCCCGCATCAACCTCGCCTGCGACCCGAGCACGGTGGTGGAGGCCGTCCGCCGCATCGCTGCGACCGTCGCCGCCGCAGCGCCGGCGCTCGCCCCCGCCTGA
- a CDS encoding ABC transporter permease, producing the protein MTTLATESLPVEEGGAPPARPGRRRRVPTWAWTTISIVVGIGIFWVLSFVTILPSPPAVVAKTIDLASNGILFTDIGASLARVLVGFLLGTLLAIPVGFLMGWYSTVRGLLHPWVQFVRMIPPLAILPLSIVVLGTGEVARVFVIFLASFLAAIVATYQGVVSVDRTLVNAARVLGAKDGTIFARVIVPASSPFIFVGMRVGLGSSWATLVASELIAAQQGLGFRMQQAQLYFDLPTIFVSIIFIGVLGLLMDRLLMAVERRVTSWQERR; encoded by the coding sequence ATGACGACCCTCGCGACCGAGAGCCTGCCCGTGGAGGAGGGCGGCGCACCGCCCGCGCGCCCCGGCCGGCGCAGGCGCGTGCCCACGTGGGCGTGGACGACGATCTCGATCGTCGTCGGCATCGGCATCTTCTGGGTGCTGTCGTTCGTCACGATCCTGCCGAGCCCGCCTGCGGTCGTCGCCAAGACGATCGACCTGGCGTCGAACGGCATCCTGTTCACCGACATCGGGGCGAGCCTCGCCCGCGTGCTGGTCGGCTTCCTGCTCGGGACGCTGCTGGCCATCCCGGTCGGCTTCCTGATGGGCTGGTACAGCACGGTGCGCGGCCTCCTGCACCCGTGGGTCCAGTTCGTGCGCATGATCCCGCCGCTGGCCATCCTGCCGCTGTCGATCGTCGTGCTCGGCACGGGCGAGGTCGCCCGGGTGTTCGTGATCTTCCTGGCGTCGTTCCTGGCCGCGATCGTCGCGACCTACCAGGGCGTCGTCAGCGTCGACCGCACGCTGGTCAACGCTGCTCGGGTGCTCGGAGCCAAGGACGGCACGATCTTCGCCCGCGTCATCGTCCCGGCCTCCTCGCCCTTCATCTTCGTCGGCATGCGCGTCGGCCTCGGCTCGTCGTGGGCGACCCTCGTCGCCTCGGAGCTGATCGCGGCCCAGCAGGGACTCGGCTTCCGCATGCAGCAGGCGCAGCTCTACTTCGACCTGCCGACGATTTTCGTATCCATCATCTTCATCGGCGTGCTCGGTCTGCTCATGGACCGCCTGCTGATGGCCGTCGAACGGAGAGTGACCTCGTGGCAGGAACGCCGATGA